In the Rhizobium sp. BT03 genome, one interval contains:
- a CDS encoding cytochrome P450, whose translation MDMLLNPLNRWRRLRDDIPVMPGAFPLVGHLPAIVCDLPRLLRRAERTLGSHFWLDFGPAGHLMTCLDPDALALLRHKEVSSALIEEMAPDILGGTLVTLDGSAHRQARDGIKAAFLPRGLTEAGIGELFEPIIRAQVKAWRDRGEVAILPDTRNLMLKLTFSLMGIPAQDLSEWHRKYRQLLQLMVAPPIDLPGMPLRRGRAARDWIDAQSRQFIRDARARAARTGLINDMVSAFDCSDGALSDDVLVANIRLLLLAGHETSASTIAWMVIELAQHPELWDALVEEAQRVGAVPTGHEDLAQCPVAEALFRETLRMHPASSLVPRRAMQELQLGQRRIPSGTHLCIPLLHFSTSPLLHEAPDQFRLGRWLQRTEPIRPVDMLQFGAGPHVCMGYHLVWLELVQFSIALALTMQEAGVRPRLMSGVEKGRRYYPTAHPSMTVRIGFS comes from the coding sequence ATGGACATGCTGCTCAACCCGCTGAACCGCTGGCGCCGGCTACGGGACGACATCCCGGTCATGCCTGGCGCTTTCCCCCTGGTCGGGCATCTTCCCGCCATCGTCTGCGATCTGCCGCGCCTGCTGCGGCGCGCGGAAAGGACCCTAGGCAGCCACTTCTGGCTGGACTTCGGCCCGGCCGGACACCTGATGACATGCCTGGATCCAGATGCGCTCGCATTGCTCCGGCACAAGGAAGTGTCCTCGGCACTGATCGAAGAGATGGCGCCCGACATCCTTGGCGGAACGTTGGTCACTTTGGACGGTAGCGCGCACCGGCAGGCGCGCGATGGGATAAAAGCGGCGTTTCTGCCGAGGGGTCTGACCGAGGCCGGCATTGGCGAGCTGTTCGAACCAATTATTAGGGCTCAGGTCAAGGCGTGGCGCGACCGCGGTGAAGTCGCTATCCTGCCAGACACCCGCAACCTGATGCTCAAACTCACCTTCAGTCTCATGGGCATCCCCGCCCAAGACCTGTCGGAGTGGCATCGCAAGTATCGGCAACTGCTACAATTGATGGTCGCGCCCCCGATCGACCTGCCGGGGATGCCCTTGCGACGCGGCCGCGCCGCCCGCGATTGGATCGACGCGCAGTCGCGCCAGTTCATCCGGGACGCGCGCGCGCGCGCCGCGCGCACCGGGTTGATCAACGACATGGTGAGCGCCTTCGATTGCAGCGATGGCGCGCTCTCCGATGACGTCCTGGTCGCCAATATCCGCTTGCTGCTGCTTGCCGGCCACGAGACCTCCGCCTCGACGATAGCCTGGATGGTGATCGAGCTGGCGCAGCATCCAGAGCTGTGGGACGCCCTGGTCGAAGAGGCGCAACGCGTGGGCGCGGTGCCGACCGGGCACGAGGACCTGGCGCAATGTCCGGTCGCAGAGGCGCTGTTTCGGGAGACGCTACGAATGCATCCGGCTTCCTCGCTCGTACCGCGTCGCGCGATGCAGGAATTACAACTCGGCCAGCGGCGCATTCCTTCGGGCACTCATTTGTGCATCCCACTACTGCATTTCTCGACCTCGCCGCTGCTGCACGAAGCGCCCGATCAGTTCCGTCTGGGGCGGTGGCTGCAACGCACGGAGCCGATCCGGCCGGTGGACATGCTGCAGTTCGGTGCCGGCCCACACGTCTGCATGGGCTATCACCTTGTATGGCTGGAGCTGGTGCAGTTCAGCATCGCCTTGGCATTGACCATGCAGGAGGCCGGGGTGCGGCCGCGATTGATGAGCGGCGTCGAAAAAGGCCGGCGCTATTACCCGACCGCACATCCGTCCATGACAGTCCGCATCGGATTCTCATGA
- a CDS encoding SDR family oxidoreductase, producing MERFKGKVAVVTGAGAGIGKACALAIAREGGRVVVADIDGPAAIACTAQIAAEAGQALAVAMDIADAQAVAELFKTAKRRFGGVDVLVNNASAMHLTPHDRAILDLDVAVWDQTMATNLRGTLLCCRQAIPQMIGRGGGAIVNMSSCQGLSGDTALTSYAASKAAMNMLSASLATQYGHAKIRCNAVAPGLVMTERLFAKLDECMQRHLHRHQLLPHVGRPEDVAALVAFLLSEEAAFITGQVVCIDGGMLAHVPTYADGGSSAARPAGDAAEAAAASHW from the coding sequence ATGGAACGATTTAAAGGCAAGGTGGCCGTGGTGACCGGCGCCGGCGCCGGGATCGGCAAGGCATGCGCCCTCGCCATCGCGCGCGAGGGCGGCAGAGTGGTGGTGGCCGACATTGATGGCCCCGCTGCCATCGCCTGCACCGCACAGATCGCAGCCGAAGCGGGCCAAGCGCTGGCCGTGGCCATGGACATCGCAGATGCGCAGGCGGTGGCAGAGCTGTTCAAAACGGCGAAGCGGCGCTTCGGTGGGGTCGACGTGCTTGTGAACAATGCGAGCGCCATGCATTTGACTCCGCACGACCGCGCGATCCTCGACCTGGACGTGGCGGTCTGGGACCAGACCATGGCGACCAATTTGCGCGGCACGCTCCTTTGCTGCCGGCAGGCCATCCCACAAATGATCGGCCGTGGTGGTGGCGCGATCGTGAACATGTCATCGTGCCAAGGGCTCAGCGGCGACACCGCACTGACGTCATACGCCGCGTCGAAGGCCGCAATGAACATGCTGTCGGCCTCGCTTGCCACCCAATACGGACACGCGAAGATCCGCTGCAACGCGGTTGCGCCAGGTCTTGTCATGACCGAACGTCTCTTCGCCAAGCTGGACGAGTGCATGCAACGGCATCTACACCGGCACCAGCTCCTGCCGCACGTCGGCCGCCCCGAGGACGTAGCCGCGCTGGTCGCGTTCCTGCTCTCGGAGGAGGCTGCGTTCATCACCGGCCAGGTGGTGTGCATCGACGGCGGCATGTTGGCGCATGTTCCAACCTACGCCGACGGTGGCAGCAGCGCGGCTCGGCCGGCCGGTGACGCCGCCGAAGCAGCCGCAGCGTCGCATTGGTGA
- a CDS encoding cytochrome P450: MDVQDTTAACHDAFAELASPACIQDPYPFMRWLREHDPVHRAASGLFLLSRHADIYWAFKATGDAFRGPAPSELARYFPRAASSLSLNLLASTLAMKEPPTHTRLRRLISRDFTVGQIDNLRPSIARIVAARLDGMAPALERGEAVDLHREFALALPMLVFAELFGMPQDDVFELSAIVSAILEGLSPHASDPQLAAADVASARVKAYFGDLILRKRADPRRDIVSTLVGAHTDDADTLSDAELISMLWGMLLGGFATTAATIDHAVLAMLAYPEERHWLQGDAAGVEAFVEEVLRCEAPAMFSSIPRIAQRDIELHGVVIPKDADVRVLIAAGNRDPDAFADPDRFDPVRFYGTRPGMSSDGKIMLSFGHGIHFCLGAQLARVQLAESLPQIQARFPTLALAEQPTREPSAFLRTFRALPVRLHAQAAAEVRVVVDQDLCGTTGQCVLTLPGTFRQREPDGVAEVCMATVPQALHAAVRLAASQCPVAAIRVIESEAGDDHCTNPGPTPSPADAERHAAKDLRNPGEHDGTI, encoded by the coding sequence ATGGACGTGCAAGACACCACGGCAGCATGCCACGACGCCTTCGCCGAGCTGGCGTCGCCAGCATGCATCCAAGACCCGTACCCGTTCATGCGGTGGTTGCGAGAGCACGATCCGGTGCACCGCGCGGCGTCGGGCCTCTTTCTGTTGAGCCGCCACGCCGACATCTACTGGGCGTTCAAGGCTACGGGCGATGCGTTTCGGGGGCCGGCGCCATCCGAACTGGCGCGCTATTTCCCGCGTGCGGCGAGCAGCCTGTCGCTCAATCTGCTGGCGTCTACGCTAGCCATGAAGGAACCACCGACGCATACGCGTCTGCGCCGGCTGATTTCGCGCGATTTCACCGTGGGCCAGATCGACAACCTGCGGCCGAGCATCGCGCGCATCGTCGCAGCTCGCCTGGATGGCATGGCGCCCGCACTGGAGCGAGGAGAGGCGGTGGACCTGCATCGGGAATTCGCACTGGCCTTGCCCATGCTTGTCTTCGCTGAATTGTTCGGCATGCCCCAAGACGACGTTTTCGAGCTCTCAGCGATCGTCAGCGCCATTCTAGAAGGCCTGAGCCCGCACGCCAGCGATCCACAGCTCGCCGCGGCGGACGTGGCCAGCGCCAGGGTGAAGGCCTATTTCGGCGACCTCATACTGCGCAAGCGCGCCGATCCCCGCCGCGACATCGTGTCGACACTGGTCGGCGCACACACCGACGACGCCGATACGCTCTCGGACGCGGAGTTGATCAGCATGCTGTGGGGCATGTTGCTGGGCGGCTTCGCCACCACTGCTGCGACTATCGACCATGCGGTGCTGGCGATGCTGGCCTACCCCGAGGAGCGGCACTGGCTGCAGGGAGACGCCGCAGGGGTGGAGGCATTTGTAGAAGAAGTACTGCGCTGCGAGGCGCCCGCCATGTTCAGCTCCATTCCGCGTATCGCCCAGCGCGACATCGAACTGCATGGCGTGGTGATCCCGAAGGACGCGGACGTGCGCGTGCTGATCGCGGCCGGCAATCGCGACCCGGACGCTTTCGCTGATCCCGACCGCTTCGATCCGGTGCGGTTCTACGGCACCAGGCCTGGCATGTCGAGCGACGGAAAGATTATGCTGAGCTTCGGCCACGGCATCCACTTCTGCCTAGGTGCTCAACTCGCCAGGGTGCAACTGGCCGAGAGCCTGCCGCAGATCCAGGCTCGCTTCCCCACGTTGGCCTTGGCCGAGCAGCCGACCCGGGAGCCCTCAGCGTTCCTTAGGACGTTCCGCGCGCTGCCGGTGCGGCTGCACGCGCAGGCGGCGGCTGAGGTTCGCGTCGTGGTCGACCAGGACCTGTGCGGAACCACTGGTCAGTGCGTGTTGACGCTGCCGGGCACCTTTCGTCAGCGCGAGCCGGACGGCGTGGCGGAAGTGTGCATGGCGACGGTCCCGCAGGCGCTGCACGCCGCCGTGCGCCTAGCAGCCAGCCAGTGCCCGGTCGCGGCCATTCGGGTGATCGAAAGCGAAGCCGGCGATGACCATTGCACCAACCCCGGCCCTACGCCCTCTCCGGCAGACGCTGAGCGACATGCAGCGAAAGACCTACGCAATCCAGGAGAACATGATGGAACGATTTAA
- a CDS encoding cytochrome P450 has translation MSEQSLPTLPMWRVDHIEPSPEMLALRAKGPIHRVRLPSGHECWWVTGYDEAKAVLSDAAFLPAGMPPADFTPDSVILGSPGWLVSHEGDEHARLRTIVAPAFSNSRVKLLTQQVEAITVQLFDTLAVQPQPADLRRHLSFPLPAKVISALMGVPFEEHAFFAGLSDEVMTHQHESGPRSASGLAWEELRAYIHGKIRGKRQDPGDNLLTDLLAAVDQGKATEEEAIGLAAGVLVAGHESTVAQIEFGLLAMFRHPQQRERLVRDPSLVDKAVEEILRMYSPGAGWDGIMRYPRTDVTIAGVHIPAESKVLVGLPATSFDPCHFKDPEVFDIGRDANPHLAFSYGQHNCIGAALARLELKAIFGSIFQRFPALRLAVAPEELKLRKEIITGGFEEMPVLWCGRPPASQSSHLAAPGAHRSDQPLDR, from the coding sequence ATGTCCGAACAATCCTTGCCGACGCTGCCGATGTGGCGGGTCGATCACATCGAGCCCTCGCCCGAGATGTTAGCGCTACGCGCCAAAGGTCCGATCCACCGCGTGCGCCTTCCGTCCGGGCACGAATGCTGGTGGGTGACAGGCTATGACGAGGCCAAGGCGGTTCTGTCTGACGCGGCATTCCTGCCCGCGGGAATGCCTCCGGCGGATTTCACCCCCGATTCGGTCATTCTCGGTTCGCCGGGATGGCTGGTCTCGCACGAAGGGGACGAGCATGCTCGGTTACGCACGATCGTGGCGCCGGCCTTCAGCAACAGCAGGGTGAAGCTGCTTACGCAGCAGGTCGAGGCGATCACCGTGCAGTTGTTCGATACGCTGGCGGTTCAGCCCCAGCCCGCAGACTTGCGACGCCATCTCTCCTTTCCGCTTCCGGCCAAGGTAATCAGCGCGCTGATGGGCGTGCCCTTCGAGGAACACGCCTTTTTCGCAGGGCTCTCCGACGAGGTGATGACGCACCAGCATGAAAGCGGCCCGCGCAGCGCGTCCGGCCTGGCCTGGGAAGAGCTCCGCGCCTACATCCACGGCAAAATACGGGGCAAGCGACAGGATCCGGGCGATAACCTGCTGACGGATCTGCTAGCCGCGGTCGACCAGGGCAAAGCGACCGAGGAAGAGGCGATCGGCCTCGCGGCGGGCGTGCTGGTGGCGGGGCACGAGAGCACCGTCGCGCAGATCGAATTCGGCCTGCTGGCCATGTTTCGCCATCCGCAACAGCGCGAACGCCTGGTCCGCGATCCTTCCCTGGTTGACAAGGCGGTGGAAGAAATACTGCGCATGTATTCGCCTGGCGCGGGGTGGGACGGCATCATGCGCTATCCCCGGACCGACGTTACCATCGCGGGCGTGCATATACCCGCGGAGAGCAAAGTACTGGTCGGCCTGCCGGCGACCTCGTTTGATCCGTGCCATTTCAAAGACCCGGAAGTCTTCGACATCGGACGCGACGCAAATCCCCACCTGGCGTTCTCCTACGGGCAGCACAATTGCATCGGGGCGGCGCTGGCGAGGCTGGAACTGAAGGCCATATTCGGTTCGATCTTCCAGCGCTTTCCCGCGTTGCGCCTGGCCGTGGCGCCCGAAGAACTGAAGTTGCGCAAGGAGATCATCACCGGCGGGTTCGAGGAGATGCCGGTGCTCTGGTGCGGACGCCCCCCGGCATCGCAATCTTCTCATTTGGCGGCGCCTGGCGCGCACCGGTCAGATCAGCCACTCGACAGGTAA
- a CDS encoding nitrogen fixation protein NifQ gives MPNVHHIGVSTVAVPAADAARQTGIAVDHCDDCQTRYFSRPCQMGLKLYFDDYVLFRVFSRALEEIEMGIATATEATGLSLRELRDIPARSFPARLIRAFALQEASDCVPDAEEQLLRDMLLGHVRPGDPEGVRFAKIIARRSMREDHLWRDLGLLDKAELRRLLFAHFPALVAGNTNNMRWKKYFYRKICEAEGFSLCSAPSCKECGDFNECFLPEESGSLSGAAEFVGREILKT, from the coding sequence ATGCCAAATGTGCATCACATCGGGGTCTCGACGGTGGCGGTGCCAGCTGCGGACGCCGCACGTCAAACCGGCATAGCCGTCGACCACTGCGACGATTGCCAAACACGCTATTTCAGCCGACCATGCCAGATGGGTCTCAAGTTATATTTTGATGACTATGTGCTCTTCCGCGTTTTTTCGCGCGCACTTGAAGAAATTGAGATGGGGATTGCCACCGCGACCGAGGCAACCGGCCTTTCGCTTAGGGAGCTGCGGGATATACCAGCCCGCAGTTTCCCGGCAAGGCTTATCCGCGCTTTTGCCCTGCAAGAGGCGAGTGATTGCGTGCCTGATGCGGAGGAGCAACTGTTGCGCGATATGCTCCTAGGGCATGTGCGGCCAGGCGACCCTGAGGGCGTGCGTTTTGCTAAGATCATTGCGCGACGTTCCATGCGCGAAGACCACCTCTGGCGGGATCTCGGCTTGCTTGACAAAGCCGAACTTAGGAGATTGCTGTTCGCGCATTTTCCGGCGCTGGTGGCAGGCAACACCAACAACATGAGGTGGAAGAAGTATTTTTACCGCAAGATTTGCGAAGCTGAAGGCTTTTCCCTTTGTAGCGCTCCCAGCTGCAAGGAATGCGGCGATTTTAATGAATGCTTTCTCCCTGAGGAAAGCGGAAGTCTTTCTGGAGCGGCAGAGTTCGTCGGGCGCGAGATCTTGAAAACGTGA